AAATGTACCTATAGCATAAAAATATAAAATGATAACTGGGATCACTATAAATTGAGATAAGAATTTTCGATGTAACGATGTTTTATCTTTCGTTTTCATCTAGAGCCTCCTGAGTTTTACAATTAAATTCCATTAATAATTATCTTAACATAAGAACGAGTGCATAAATAAAAAAATAATCAACCTTGTCTGCTGCTGCCGCTTCTGGTGGCAGCTTTCATTGTTTTTAGAGGCCATTGATATTGATTGTATTTTTCACTTATGTAAATTGAACCGGGTGAATGAATCGTGAATATAGATGACATGTGGGAGTGTTGTGACATATGTACGAGATATGGAAAGCGCATCGACAGTTAATCTTAGCCCTCATTAGTGGGGGGATCGTGGCAGTGGCATGGGGATTTGATGCTTATGGCAGCAAAGAAATCGCTGTTGTACTTTTTATAGGAGCTTATTTTATTGGTGGCTATTACAAAGCAAAAGAAGGATTAGAAGAATTCAAAGAAGAGAAGAAATTGTCGGTTGAAGTGTTAATGATTTTGGCTGCATTAGGTGCGGGGATGATTGGATACTGGATGGAAGGTGCGATCTTAATCTTTATTTTTGCATTAAGTGGCGCGCTTGAGACGTATACGATGAACAAAAGCGAGCAAGAAATATCGAAGCTGATGGAGTTACAGCCAGAGGAAGCGACGGTCATTCGAGAAGGAAGAGAGTCTGTGATTCCACTTTCAGAAGTAATGATTGGAGATCATGTGCGCGTTAGAGCTGGCGAGCGTATTCCAGCCGATGGTGTAATTATTCACGGAGAGACAACAGTGGATGAATCGGCGATTACAGGGGAGTCGATTCCAATTGAAAAGAGCATCAATCAGAACGTATTAAGTGGAACGGTGAATAGTACGAGTACGATCACAATGAAAGTGACCAAAAATAATGAAGAAACCTTGTTCAATAAAATTATTGAAATGGTTCAATCAGCCAAAGAAGAAAAATCTCCCTCTCAACAAACGATTGAGCGATTTGAGGGGCCATATGTAAAGACGGTGTTAGTCGTCGTCGCGATGCTGATGATTATTCCGCAGTATTTACTCGGATGGAGCTTTGAAGAGTCGTTTTATCGGGCAATGGTTTTACTCGTTGTCGCCTCACCATGTGCTTTAGTTGCCTCAGTGATGCCAGCGACATTAGCAGCAATCTCAAATGGAGCAAGGCAGGGCATTTTGTTCAAAGGTGGTGTTCATCTTGAGCAACTTGGTACCGTTCAAGCGGTCGGATTTGATAAGACAGGAACGATTACAAGCGGGACACCAATTGTAACAAGCGT
Above is a genomic segment from Bacillus sp. FJAT-45037 containing:
- a CDS encoding heavy metal translocating P-type ATPase, with product MYEIWKAHRQLILALISGGIVAVAWGFDAYGSKEIAVVLFIGAYFIGGYYKAKEGLEEFKEEKKLSVEVLMILAALGAGMIGYWMEGAILIFIFALSGALETYTMNKSEQEISKLMELQPEEATVIREGRESVIPLSEVMIGDHVRVRAGERIPADGVIIHGETTVDESAITGESIPIEKSINQNVLSGTVNSTSTITMKVTKNNEETLFNKIIEMVQSAKEEKSPSQQTIERFEGPYVKTVLVVVAMLMIIPQYLLGWSFEESFYRAMVLLVVASPCALVASVMPATLAAISNGARQGILFKGGVHLEQLGTVQAVGFDKTGTITSGTPIVTSVVFGQVEDIATFLATVAAIEKHSQHPLANAITSYCEEQASVKRIDVEKVHTHSGWGMSAKVKEQDWKVGKRGFFPEEIVQAFEYDKELDMLAKGKTVVYVGNEAEVLAVFFLEDTIRKVAHEAMAELKRLGVQIWMLTGDNEYTAQSISKTINIDGYVANCLPEGKAREVKKLREEFGQVAMVGDGINDAPALATSTVGIAMGAGTDAAIETADVVLIKNNLAKIPKAISLSKKMNRIIKQNIIFSIIVIIFLIVGNFMQQVSLPLGVIGHEGSTILVILNGLRLLRG